The Lagopus muta isolate bLagMut1 chromosome 4, bLagMut1 primary, whole genome shotgun sequence genome has a window encoding:
- the LOC125692045 gene encoding claudin-22-like, which yields MDLVHRHRLQLFGLLLSVIGWILTGTCNYLPDWKNLGLDLNELEFWTMGLWQTCVVQDIGGTQCKDFDSFLALPIEFRISRILVCTSNGLGLLSLVISSLGLDCLKMEDTEQKLKKQLLLLGGILMWIAGVLVLVPVSWVACTIIQEFWDEVIPEIVPRWEIGDALFTGWFGGFFIILGGSLLLLTIFLSSDHQLPEQYTMADMQDNRQQVETGNRRL from the coding sequence ATGGACTTGGTCCACAGACACAGGCTACAGTTATTTGGATTGCTGCTGTCTGTAATAGGATGGATTTTAACTGGTACCTGTAACTATTTACCAGACTGGAAAAACCTCGGCTTAGACTTAAATGAACTGGAGTTTTGGACTATGGGACTCTGGCAAACTTGTGTAGTCCAAGACATAGGAGGAACACAGTGTAAAGACTTTGATTCGTTCCTAGCTTTACCCATAGAATTCAGGATTTCCAGGATTTTAGTATGTACATCAAACGGACTGGGACTTCTGAGCCTTGTCATCTCTAGCCTTGGTTTGGACTGCCTAAAGATGGAGGATACAGAGCAGAAGCTAAAGAAACAGCTGTTACTACTTGGAGGAATACTCATGTGGATAGCTGGAGTTCTGGTCTTAGTTCCTGTTTCCTGGGTTGCCTGTACGATAATCCAGGAATTTTGGGATGAAGTGATCCCAGAGATTGTGCCCAGATGGGAAATAGGGGATGCACTCTTCACTGGTTGGTTTGGTGGCTTTTTTATAATTCTAGGAGGCTCTCTACTCCTCTTGACAATCTTCTTATCATCTGACCATCAGTTACCAGAACAGTATACAATGGCAGATATGCAAGACAACCGTCAACAGGTGGAGACTGGAAACAGAAGACTTTAA